A region from the Triplophysa rosa linkage group LG4, Trosa_1v2, whole genome shotgun sequence genome encodes:
- the usp34 gene encoding ubiquitin carboxyl-terminal hydrolase 34 isoform X3, with the protein MCENCAELLEVLNEISDSDSSDGLQLKKEHALRVFTYISTWTQRQCLCCFKEYKHLEVFNQLVYALIHLVIAQVTNLRDRLRSGHDNSKTEGAGSEWSSAQPQPSPGEDEPLNVERDSAEEDGGTEEGEQNQKQGVKTDPLPRLGEPTSDESGNESSTDLFLSWSTEDQEKLLLCAAKIFQIQFPLYTAYKHNTHPTIEDISAQESNILGSFCDMNDVEVPLHLLRYVCMFCGKHGLSLMKDCFEFGAPDTLPFPIAHAFITIVSNIRIWLHIPAVMQHIIPFRTYVIRYLCKLSDQELRQSAARNMADLMWSTVKEPLDSALCFDRESLDLAFKYFMSPTLTMRLAGLSQITNQLHTFNDVCNNESLVSDTETSIAKELADWLINNNVVEHIFGPNLHIEIIKQCQVILNFLAAEGRLSTQHVDCIWAAAQLKHCSRYIHDLFPSLIKNLDPVPLRHVLSLVSSLHPSAHTEQTLYLASMLIKALWNNALAAKTQLSKQSSFASLLNTNLPMGNKKGSPAGSPESSDNSDTHHSGGSDMEMDEPIMSSGKRGQQRLSDTEESLQGSSDETVNSGEEGSSSGRSEASSNEAGSSRASQSAGSPGSELHSDDMADSEALKEEEEEEDDDEDDEDDDDDDDDDRPAVASEGSPQKETRDSREAPTSELRKRKAGEALGEVQGPPERPGIPPGMASSGPGLSKPKSIPFTPEAATAMIATSSSSLRILEPCSSLSMCLEGTSGEQADPSSHSQSQNPQQPQQEMGVSQEPSCLPRVSDFLTEAMSNELFNCRRFISPQHHHHHHHHHHHHHQQDGHMVEDMLSADDVSCSSSQVSAKSEKNMADFDGEESGCEEELVQINSHAELSSHLQQHLPNLASIYHEHLVQGPAVHKHQYSTHAVTDINLDNVCKKGNTLLWDLVQDDNAIHLSEGLINEAEKLLCSLVCWFTDRQIRMRFIEGCLENLANHRSVVVSLRLLPKLFGTFQQFGSSYDTHWITMWAEKELHMMKLFFDNLLHYIQEVREQRHKFALYSHSAEVQVRLQFLTCVFSTLGSPDHFRLSLEQVDILWHCLVEDSECYDDALHWFLNQVRSKDQHAMGMETYKHLFLEKMPQLKPETISMTGLNLFQHLCNLARLATSAYDSSSNCEVGSIYPIFHSLCGMDQLWGIALRAQSADISRAAIQYINSYYISGKTGLEKEQEFISKCMESLMMASANLEKDAHSSLTIIERGLLLLKTHLEAFRRRFAYHLRQWQIEGTGISSHLKALSDKQSLPLRIVCQPAGLPDKMTIEMYPSDQVADLRAEVTHWYENLQKDQLSQQAQLQEFGQTSRQQDFPGGLMGPVRMISSGHELTTDYDEKTLHELGFKDMQMVFVSLGAPRRERKGEGVQLPASCLPPPQKEHIPMLLLLQEPHLTTLFDLLEMLACFKPPGPDKPQHSTESVRCEELHLHAENLSRRVWELLMLLPTCPSMLQAFQNISDEAGSDGLCWKDLLRIKSAHKLLYALEIIEALGKPNRRIHRESTGSYSDLYPDSDDSSEEQIENSKNTWSCKFVSSGGLQLLLEIFSSGILEPKEQEFWTVWLLDCLACLLKLICQFAVDPADLDLAYHDVFAWSGLTDTQRKRAWPGKSRKTTVDHGKNLHIPRLTEVFLSLVQGTNLIQRLINMAYTYDNLAHRVLKAQSDHRSRHEATHYSMWLLVSWAHCSSLVKSSLADSEHLHDWLKKLTLLVPETAVRQEACSGLYKLSLSGLEGGETINRSFLLLAASTLLKFLPDAQALKPLGVEDFEEEAMFRTGCKEYFWLLCKLIDNIHVKDASQTTLLDLDALARHLADCIRSREILDQQDGAIEDDGLTGLLRLATSVLKHKPPFKFSREGQEFLRDTYDLLFLLPSLKDRQQPKCKSPAARAAAYDLLVEVVKGSVENYRLLHNWVMSQHMQASHAPYKWDYWPHDDVRAECRFVGLTNLGATCYLASTIQQLYMIPEARQAVFTAKYSEDIKHKTTLLELQKMFTYLMESERKAYNPRPFCKTYTMDKQPLNTGEQKDMTEFFTDLITKIEEMSQDLKNTVKTLFGGVITNNVVSLDCDHVSQTAEEFYTVRCQVADMKNIYESLDEVTIKDTLEGDNMYTCSQCGKKVRAEKRACFKKLPRILSFNTMRYTFNMVTMMKEKVNTHFSFPLRLDMTLYTEDFLMAKGDRKEGFREDSDAKPAESYEYDLIGVTVHTGTADGGHYYSFIRDIVNPHAYRNNKWYLFNDAEVKPFDSAQLASECFGGEMTTKTYDSVTDKFMDFSFEKTHSAYMLFYKRVEVEEENGKDFNFDISPDLLEWIWHDNMQFLQDKNIFEHTYFGFMWQLCSSIPSTLPDPKSISLMTAKLSTSFVLETFIHSKEKPTMLQWIELLTKQFNNSQAACEWFLDQMADDNWWPMQILIKCPNQIVRQMFQRLCIHVIQRLRPVHAHLYLQPGMEDGSDDMDGPVEDIGSRSCVTRFVKTLLSIMEHGVKPHSKHLTEYFAFLYEFAKMGEEESQFLLSLQAISIMVHFYMGTKGPENPQVEVLSEEEEGEEDEEEDILSLAEEKYRPAALEKMIALIALLVEQSRSERHLTLSQSDMAALTGGKGFPFLFQHIRDSINIRQTCNLIFSLCRYNNRLAEHIVSMLFTSIAKLTPEVSTTLNTYTLYYQQTQLHIIFVFVCQAANPFFKLLTMLMEFAAGPPGMPSFASYILQRIWEVIEYNPSQCLDWLAVQTPRNKLAHSWVLQNMENWVERFLLAHNYPRVRTSAAYLLVSLIPSNSFRQMFRSTRSLHIPTRDLPLSPDTTVVLHQVYNLLLGLFARAKLYVDVPVHGTTKLVQYFSFMTYCLISKTEKLMFSSYFMDLWNLFQPKLSEPAIATNHNKQALLSFWYNVCMDCSENVRLIVQNPVVTKNIAFNYILADHDDQEVVLFNRGMLPAYYAILRMCCEQSPAFTRQLASHQNIQWAFKNLTPHASQYPGAVEELFNLMQLFVAQRPDMREEELEDVKQFKKTTISCYLRCLDGRSCWTTLISAFRILLENDEDRLLVVFNRGLILMTESFNTLHMMYHEATACHVTGDLVELLSIFLSVLKATRPYLQRKDVKQALIQWQERIDFAHKLLTLLNSYSPPELRNACLDVLKELVLLSPHDFLHTLVPFLQHNHCTYHHSNIPMSFGPYLPCRENIKLMGGKNNIRPPRPELNMCLLPSMVETSKGKDEVYDRMLLDYFLSYHQFIHLLCRVAINCEKFTETLIKLSVLIAYEGLPLHLALFPKLWTELAQSQCAMAQSCVKLLCEDPAFGEYMKCILMDERSFLNNNVAYSFLTCFLHKVQVQVLSGQSCSNLINVLVTNLLNEYHSLQPELTNQRAELGKTSGLLNADLRALVLILSVYTPQQLDPALGPALQELLSKCKLCLQHRATLEIEAKERKVKVEEEGVTPVKRRRVSISADDRPADGGCSCSVCPPSTSSSLVPCSEQKAEPGEALTPTSTSDTETRDSSLIDPGTENEPPSPDSASLEEKKMDVSSSSSSSSSSSSSSSSLPEAFSRTGETQPQRREEEEEEGRRNETQEHEGEPEREEVPSSSAESALLLSSLPDGAEGRGCSLQEAESGACGHALSQGTFNSAAQQQDALETLCRTVEATIAVVAKLLNGGKGGACPSAL; encoded by the exons tctcGGATTCAGACAGCTCAGATGGCCTGCAGCTGAAGAAAGAACATGCCTTAAGAGTATTCACCTACATCAGCACATGGACACAGAG GCAGTGTCTGTGCTGTTTCAAAGAATACAAACACCTCGAGGTATTCAACCAGCTCGTCTATGCCCTCATTCACCTGGTTATTGCCCAAGTGACCAACCTTAGGGACCGTCTACGTAGTGGCCATGACAACAGTAAGACTGAGGGAGCAGGTTCCGAATGGAGCTCCGCCCAACCACAGCCGTCGCCTGGCGAGGACGAGCCTTTGAATGTGGAAAGGGACTCAGCTGAGGAGGACGGTGGAACGGAGGAGGGAGAGCAGAACCAAAAGCAGGGAGTCAAAACGGACCCCCTACCCCGGCTCGGTGAGCCCACGTCGGACGAGAGCGGGAACGAGAGCAGCACGGACCTTTTTCTGTCCTGGAGCACGGAAGACCAGGAGAAACTGCTGCTGTGTGCTGCCAAGATCTTTCAGATTCAGTTCCCCCTGTACACGGcctacaaacacaacacacatcccACTATAGAG GATATCTCAGCACAGGAGAGCAATATCCTCGGCTCTTTCTGTGATATGAAT gatgTGGAGGTCCCTCTGCACCTGCTGCgatatgtgtgtatgttttgtggGAAGCACGGCCTCTCTCTGATGAAAGACTGTTTCGAGTTTGGTGCTCCCGATACTCTCCCGTTCCCCATCGCACATGCCTTCATCACCATCGTCTCTAAC ATCAGAATATGGTTGCACATTCCCGCTGTGATGCAGCACATCATCCCTTTTCGCACTTATGTTATCAG ATATCTGTGTAAGTTGTCGGATCAGGAGTTGCGTCAAAGCGCAGCGAGGAATATGGCCGATCTGATGTGGAGCACGGTGAAGGAACCGTTGGACAGCGCGCTGTGTTTCGACAGGGAGAGTTTGGATCTGGCCTTCAAATACTTCATGAGTCCGACGCTCACCATGAGACTCGCCGGACTCAGCCAGATCACG AATCAGCTGCACACCTTCAACGACGTGTGTAACAACGAGTCGCTGGTGTCTGACACAGAGAC GTCGATAGCAAAGGAACTCGCCGACTGGCTTATCAACAACAATGTTGTCGAGCACATATTTGGACCAAATTTGCACATCGAG ATCATTAAACAGTGCCAAGTTATCCTGAACTTCCTGGCCGCAGAGGGCCGCTTGAGCACTCAACATGTGGACTGTATATGGGCGGCCGCTCAG CTGAAGCACTGCAGTCGCTACATCCATGATCTCTTCCCCTCACTGATAAAAAATCTGGACCCGGTTCCCCTGCGACACGTGCTCAGTCTGGTGTCCAGCTTACACCCCAGTGCACACACAGAACAG ACGCTGTATTTGGCGTCCATGTTGATCAAGGCCTTGTGGAATAACGCCCTGGCAGCCAAAACTCAGCTGTCCAAACAAAGCTCCTTCGCCTCCCTGCTCAACACCAACCTTCCCATGGGCAACAAGAAAG GTTCTCCTGCCGGAAGCCCAGAGAGCAGTGACAACAGCGACACGCATCACAGCGGAGGAAGTGACATGGAGATGGACGAGCCAATCATGAGCAGCGGTAAACGTGGACAGCAAAGGCTGTCAGACACTGAG GAGTCCCTACAGGGCAGCTCGGACGAGACTGTCAACAGCGGAGAGGAGGGCAGCAGCAGCGGCCGCAGCGAAGCGTCCAGTAATGAGGCCGGATCTAGCAGAGCCAGCCAATCAGCAGGCAGCCCCGGGAGCGAGCTGCACTCCGACGACATGGCCGACAGCGAGGCACTgaaagaagaggaagaagaagaagacgATGACGAGGATGATGAAgacgatgatgatgacgatgatgacGACAGACCTGCCGTCGCTTCTGAAGGCAGCCCTCAGAAAGAAACCCGAGATTCCAGAGAGGCTCCCACGTCAGAGCTACGCAAACGCAAAGCCGGAGAAGCTCTCGGAGAGGTCCAGGGTCCTCCGGAACGACCTGGAATTCCGCCGGGCATGGCGTCGTCTGGTCCCGGACTTTCCAAACCCAAGTCTATCCCATTCACCCCAGAGGCGGCTACTGCCATGATAGCCACGTCGTCCTCTTCTCTACGAATTCTAGAACCGTGCTCCTCTTTGTCCATGTGCCTGGAGGGGACGTCCGGAGAGCAGGCCGATCCTTCTTCACATTCCCAATCCCAGAATCCTCAGCAGCCGCAGCAGGAGATGGGTGTCTCCCAGGAGCCTTCCTGTTTGCCTCGAGTGTCGGACTTCCTTACAGAGGCCATGAGCAACGAACTCTTCAACTGCAGACGTTTCATCAGCCCACagcatcatcaccatcatcatcatcaccaccatCATCACCACCAGCAGGATGG TCATATGGTGGAGGATATGCTGAGCGCAGATGACGTAAGCTGTAGCAGTTCCCAGGTCAGCGCCAAGTCCGAGAAGAACATGGCGGATTTCGACGGTGAGGAATCTGGGTGTGAGGAAGAGCTTGTTCAGATCAATTCACACGCGGAGCTCAGCTCACACCTGCAGCAGCACCTGCCCAACCTGGCCTCCATATACCACGAACACCTGGTGCAAG GTCCAGCGGTGCACAAGCATCAGTATTCCACCCACGCGGTGACTGACATCAACTTGGACAATGTCTGCAAAAAAGGAAACACTCTCCTGTGGGACCTGGTCCAGGACGACAATGCG ATCCACCTATCAGAGGGCTTGATCAATGAAGCCGAGAAGCTGCTGTGTTCTCTTGTCTGCTGGTTTACTGACCGTCAGATCCGCATGCGTTTCATCGAGGGCTGTCTGGAGAACCTCGCCAACCACCG GTCGGTGGTGGTGTCCCTGCGTTTGCTGCCAAAGCTCTTCGGAACCTTTCAGCAGTTTGGCTCCAGCTACGACACTCATTGGATAACCAT GTGGGCTGAGAAGGAACTTCACATGATGAAGCTTTTCTTCGATAATCTGTTACACTATATCCAAGAAGTGAGAGAGCAACGCCACAAATTCGCTCT GTACAGTCACAGTGCAGAGGTGCAGGTGCGTCTTCAGTTTCTCACCTGTGTGTTCTCTACGCTCGGATCACCTGACCACTTCA gatTGAGTCTGGAGCAGGTGGATATCCTCTGGCACTGTTTAGTTGAGGATTCTGAGTGTTACGACGACGCCTTGCACTGGTTTTTAAATCAGGTCCGCAGTAAAGACCAGCACGCCATGGGCATGGAGACCTACAAACATCTGTTCCTGGAGAAG atgcCTCAGCTGAAGCCCGAGACCATCAGCATGACTGGACTCAATTTGTTTCAGCATCTGTGTAATCTGGCTCGACTGGCCACCAGCGCTTACGACAGCAGCTCCAACTGCGAGGTTGGATCAATTTACCCCATCTTTCACAGC TTGTGCGGTATGGATCAGCTCTGGGGAATCGCATTGAGGGCTCAGTCCGCCGACATCAGCCGAGCTGCCATCCAATATATCAACTCGTATTACATCAGCG GTAAAACGGGTCTAGAAAAGGAGCAGGAGTTTATCAGTAAGTGTATGGAGAGTTTGATGATGGCATCTGCTAACCTGGAGAAAGACGCTCACTCCAGCCTCACTATCATTGAGAGAGGACTATTGCTCCTCAAAACACACCTGGAGGCATTCAGACGCAG GTTTGCGTATCATTTGAGGCAGTGGCAGATCGAGGGGACGGGCATCAGCAGTCATTTGAAAGCTCTCAGCGATAAACAGTCTCTCCCGCTCAGAATCGTCTGTCAGCCCGCGGGACTGCCGGACAAG ATGACCATCGAGATGTACCCGAGTGATCAGGTGGCTGATCTGAGGGCAGAGGTCACTCACTGGTACGAGAACCTTCAGAAGGATCAGCTCAGCCAACAGGCGCAGCTGCAGGAGTTCGGCCAAACCAGCCGTCAACAGGATTTCCCAG gtGGGCTGATGGGTCCAGTGCGCATGATCTCATCTGGACACGAGCTGACCACTGACTACGATGAGAAGACTCTTCATGAGCTCGGCTTTAAAGACATGCAG ATGGTGTTCGTGTCTCTGGGCGCTCCTCGGAGAGAGAGGAAGGGAGAGGGGGTTCAGCTGCCGGCCTCGTGTTTGCCGCCGCCTCAGAAGGAGCACATCCCCATGTTGCTTCTCCTGCAGGAGCCACATCTCACCACGCTCTTCGACCTGCTGGAGATGCTGGCCTGCTTCAAACCGCCCGGTCCGGACAAACCCCAGCACAGCACTGAG AGCGTTCGCTGCGAGGAGCTTCACCTCCACGCTGAGAACCTATCTCGTCGCGTTTGGGAGCTGCTCATGTTGCTGCCCACGTGTCCCAGCATGCTCCAGGCCTTCCAGAACATCTCGGATGAAGCG GGATCTGACGGTTTGTGCTGGAAGGATCTTCTGAGAATCAAGAGCGCCCATAAGCTGCTGTACGCTCTAGAGATCATTGAGGCTCTCGGCAAACCAAACCGCAGGATTCACCGGGAGTCCACG GGAAGTTACAGTGATCTGTATCCAGACTCGGATGACTCCAGCGAGGAACAGATCGAGAACAGCAAGAACACGTGGAGCTGCAAG TTTGTGTCATCTGGAGGGCTTCAGCTTCTGCTGGAGATTTTTAGCTCTGGGATCTTGGAGCCGAAAGAACAGGAATTCTGGACTGTT TGGTTGTTGGACTGTCTTGCCTGTCTTCTGAAGCTGATCTGTCAGTTTGCTGTGGACCCGGCCGATCTGGACTTGGCGTATCACGACGTCTTCGCCTGGTCCGGTCTCACGGACACACAGAGGAAGAGGGCGTGGCCCGGGAAGTCTCGCAAAACCACCGTTGATCATGGGAAGAACCTGCACATACCCCGTCTTACAGAG GTGTTCCTGAGTCTCGTTCAAGGCACCAACCTCATCCAGAGGCTCATTAACATGGCGTACACGTACGACAATCTGGCACACAGGGTTCTCAAGGCCCAATCGGATCACAGGTCCAGACACGAGG CGACTCATTACTCAATGTGGCTGCTGGTTAGTTGGGCTCACTGCAGTTCTCTGGTGAAGTCCAGCCTGGCTGACAGTGAACATCTACACGACTGGCTGAAGAAACTCACGCTTCTCGTACCTGAG acGGCGGTACGTCAGGAGGCGTGCAGTGGTCTATATAAGCTCTCTCTGTCCGGTCTCGAGGGCGGAGAAACCATCAACAGATCCTTCCTGCTTCTCGCTGCATCCACGCTGCTGAAATTCTTGCCAGACGCTCAAGCCCTTAAACCGCTCGGA GTGGAGGACTTTGAAGAGGAGGCGATGTTCCGCACGGGCTGTAAGGAATACTTCTGGCTGCTCTGTAAACTCATCGACAACATCCACGTGAAAGACGCCAGTCAGACCACCTTGCTGGACCTGGACGCGCTGGCTAGACACCTCGCCGACTGCATCCGCAG TCGTGAGATTTTGGACCAGCAGGACGGGGCCATCGAGGACGACGGTCTCACGGGTCTCCTGCGGCTGGCCACCAGCGTCCTGAAGCACAAGCCTCCGTTTAAGTTCTCGCGGGAGGGGCAGGAGTTCCTGAGGGACACGTACGACCTGCTCTTCCTCTTGCCCAGCCTGAAGGACCGACAGCAGCCCAAATGCAAGAGTCCGGCGGCCCGCGCCGCAGCGTACGACTTGCTCGTGGAGGTGGTGAAGGGCTCGGTGGAGAACTACAGGCTGCTGCATAACTGGGTCATGTCTCAACACATGCAGG CGTCTCACGCTCCGTATAAGTGGGATTACTGGCCCCACGATGATGTCAGAGCCGAGTGTCGCTTCGTGGGACTGACCAACCTGGGCGCCACCTGTTACCTGGCGTCTACCATACAACAACTCTATATGATCCCAGAAGCCAGACAAGCGGTCTTTACTGCCAAA TATTCAGAGGATATAAAGCATAAGACCACGCTGTTGGAGCTGcagaaaatgtttacatatcTCATG GAAAGCGAGAGGAAAGCGTACAACCCTCGTCCGTTCTGTAAGACCTACACCATGGACAAACAGCCGCTGAACACAGGAGAACAGAAAGACATGACTGAGTTCTTCACAGATCTCATCACCAAGATAGAAGAGATGTCTCAGGACCTG AAAAACACAGTCAAAACACTGTTTGGAGGCGTCATCACCAACAACGTGGTTTCACTG GACTGTGATCATGTGAGTCAGACGGCTGAGGAGTTTTACACAGTGAGATGTCAAGTGGCCGATATGAAGAACATCTAT GAGTCTCTGGATGAGGTCACCATTAAAGACACATTGGAGGGTGATAACATGTACACCTgctctcagtgtggaaagaaaGTACGCGCTGAGAAAAG gGCTTGTTTTAAAAAGCTTCCCCGGATCTTGAGCTTCAACACCATGCGTTACACGTTCAACATGGTCACCATGATGAAAGAAAAAGTCAACACACACTTTTCGTTCCCTCTGAGACTCGACATGACGCTTTACACAGAGGACTTCCTCATGGCCAAGGGCGACAGGAAGGAAG GTTTCCGTGAAGACAGCGATGCGAAGCCAGCCGAGAGCTACGAGTATGACCTTATCGGAGTGACGGTGCACACGGGAACAGCGGATGGTGGCCATTATTACAGTTTCATCAGGGACATCGTGAACCCGCATGCTTACCGCAATAACAAATG GTACCTGTTTAATGACGCTGAGGTGAAACCGTTCGATTCGGCGCAGTTGGCCTCAGAGTGTTTCGGTGGAGAAATGACA ACCAAAACGTACGACTCTGTCACCGATAAGTTTATGGATTTCTCCTTTGAAAAG ACCCACAGTGCCTACATGCTGTTCTATAAGAGAGTGGAGGTGGAGGAGGAAAATGGGAAAGACTTTAACTTTGACATCTCTCCCGACCTTCTGGAG TGGATCTGGCACGACAACATGCAGTTTCTTCAAGACAAGAACATCTTCGAACACACATACTTTGG TTTCATGTGGCAGCTGTGCAGCAGTATTCCCAGCACTTTACCGGACCCTAAATCCATTTCCCTCATGACCGCTAAG CTCAGCACATCATTTGTTCTGGAAACGTTTATTCACTCCAAAGAAAAG CCCACAATGCTGCAGTGGATCGAACTTTTGACCAAACAGTTCAACAACAGTCAAGCTGCTTGCGAG TGGTTTTTGGATCAGATGGCAGATGACAACTGGTGGCCCATGCAGATTCTCATCAAGTGCCCCAATCAGATCGTCCGGCAG ATGTTCCAGAGGTTGTGTATCCATGTGATCCAGAGACTGAGGCCAGTCCACGCTCACCTGTACCTGCAGCCGGGCATGGAGGACGG CTCTGATGACATGGACGGGCCGGTGGAGGACATCGGCAGTCGTTCCTGCGTGACGCGATTCGTCAAAACGCTGCTGTCGATCATGGAACACGGAGTGAAGCCTCACAGCAAACATCTCACCGAGTACTTCGCCTTCCTCTACGAGTTCGCCAAAATGGGCGAAGAGGAG AGCCAGTTCCTGTTGTCTTTGCAAGCCATTTCTATAATGGTGCATTTCTACATGGGCACTAAAGGACCTGAAAAC ccTCAGGTGGAGGTGTTATCTGAAGAAGAGGAGGGTGAGGAAGACGAAGAGGAGGACATCCTCTCGCTGGCGGAGGAGAAGTACCGTCCGGCCGCTCTGGAGAAGATGATCGCTCTCATAGCTCTGCTGGTGGAGCAGTCCAGATCTGAGAG ACACTTGACCTTGTCTCAGAGTGACATGGCTGCCCTGACTGGAGGAAAAGGTTTTCCCTTCCTGTTTCAGCACATCAGGGACAGTATCAACATCAGACAGACGTGCAACCTCATATTCAGCCTCTGTAGATACAACAACCGCCTGGCAGAACAC ATCGTGTCAATGCTGTTCACCTCCATAGCCAAACTGACACCAGAAGTAAGTACAACACTTAACACGTACACATTATACTATCAACAAACACAACTTCacatcatttttgtgtttgtctgtcagGCAGCGAATCCCTTCTTCAAACTGTTGACGATGTTGATGGAGTTTGCGGCCGGTCCTCCTGGAATGCCTTCGTTTGCCTCCTACATCCTGCAGAGGATCTGGGAG GTTATAGAGTATAACCCATCTCAGTGTCTGGACTGGTTGGCGGTTCAGACTCCCCGTAATAAGCTGGCTCACAGCTGGGTTCTGCAAAACATGGAGAACTGGGTGGAGAGATTTCTGCTGGCGCACAACTACCCGCGCGTCCGAACCT ctgCGGCGTATCTTCTGGTGTCCCTCATCCCGAGTAACTCCTTCCGTCAGATGTTCCGCTCCACGCGTTCTCTTCACATCCCGACCCGTGACCTTCCGCTGAGTCCCGACACGACGGTCGTTCTGCATCAGGTGTACAACCTGCTGCTGGGTCTGTTCGCCCGCGCCAAACTCTACGTGGACGTGCCGGTGCACGGCACCACCAAACTGGTCCAGTATTTCAGCTTTATGACCTACTGTCTCATCTCCAAGACAGAGAAGCTCATGTTCTCCAGTTACTTCATGGACCTGTGGAACCTCTTCCAG CCCAAGTTGTCAGAGCCGGCGATCGCCACGAACCACAACAAACAGGCCCTTCTGTCCTTCTGGTATAACGTCTGCATGGACTGCAGCGAGAACGTGCGGCTTATCGTCCAGAACCCCGTCGTCACCAAAAACATCGCCTTCAACTACATCCTGGCCGATCACGACGATCAGGAGGTGGTGCTGTTCAACCGCGGCATGCTGCCGGCGTACTACGCCATCCTGCGCATGTGCTGCGAGCAGTCGCCCGCCTTCACCCGCCAACTGGCGTCCCACCAGAACATCCAATGGGCCTTTAAAAACCTCACGCCTCATGCAAGCCAGTACCCTGGG GCGGTGGAGGAGCTGTTTAACCTCATGCAGCTGTTCGTGGCTCAGAGGCCTGACATGAGAGAGGAAGAGCTGGAGGATGTCAAGCAGTTTAAGAAGACCACCATCAGCTGTTACCTGCGCTGTCTGGATGGCCGTTCCTGTTGGACTACGCTCATCAG tGCCTTCCGTATATTGTTGGAGAACGATGAGGACCGGTTACTGGTGGTTTTTAACCGAGGACTGATTCTCATGACAGAG TCGTTCAACACTCTGCACATGATGTACCATGAGGCCACAGCTTGTCACGTGACGGGTGACCTCGTGGAGCTGCTCTCCATCTTCCTGTCTGTTTTAAAGGCCACGCGACCCTACTTGCAGCGCAAAG ATGTGAAGCAGGCTTTGATCCAGTGGCAGGAGAGAATCGATTTTGCTCATAAACTGCTAACGCTGCTAAACTCTTACAGTCCTCCTGAACTGCGCAACGCCTGTCTGG ATGTTCTGAAGGAGCTGGTCCTCTTGAGTCCTCATGACTTCCTGCACACGCTCGTACCCTTCCTGCAGCACAACCACTGCACCTATCACCACAGCAACATTCCCA TGTCATTTGGGCCGTATCTGCCCTGTAGAGAAAACATCAAACTGATGGGAGGAAAGAACAACATCCGACCTCCTCGACCCGAGCTCAACATGTGCCTGCTGCCCTCCATGGTGGAAACCAGCaag GGTAAGGACGAGGTGTACGACAGGATGTTGTTGGATTATTTCCTGTCATACCATCAGTTTATTCACCTGCTCTGTAGAGTCGCCATCAACTGCGAGAAATTCACAGAGACGCTAATCAAACTCA GTGTGTTGATAGCTTATGAAGGACTTCCTCTGCACCTGGCTCTCTTTCCAAAACTGTGGACAGAACTTGCGCAATCTCAG TGTGCGATGGCGCAGTCGTGTGTGAAGCTGTTGTGTGAAGATCCGGCTTTCGGAGAGTACATGAAATGCATCCTGATGGACGAGAGGTCTTTCCTCAACAACAATGTCGCCTACTCTTTCCTCACTTGCTTCTTACAcaag GTGCAGGTCCAAGTGTTATCAGGCCAAAGCTGTTCCAACCTCATCAACGTGTTGGTGACCAACCTTTTGAACGAATACCACAGCCTGCAGCCtgaactgaccaatcagagagcAGAACTCGGCAAAACCAGCGGCCTCCTCAATGCA GATCTGCGGGCGCTGGTGTTGATCCTCTCGGTTTACACCCCTCAGCAGTTAGACCCGGCTTTGGGTCCGGCGTTACAGGAGCTGCTGTCGAAATGCAAACTGTGTCTGCAGCATCGGGCCACGTTGGAGATTGAGGCAAAGGAACGAAAAGTCAAAG tggaGGAAGAAGGTGTCACCCCCGTTAAGCGCAGGAGGGTGAGCATCAGCGCTGACGATCGTCCAGCAGATGGCGGCTGCAGTTGCTCCGTTTGCCCTCCCTCGACCTCTTCTTCATTGGTTCCCTGCTCGGAGCAGAAGGCGGAGCCTGGCGAGGCGCTAACGCCGACCAGCACTTCAGACACGGAGACCCGAGACTCCTCCCTCATCGACCCGGGAACGGAAAACGAGCCACCCTCTCCTGACAGCGCATCCCTGGAGGAGAAAAAAATGGACGTTTCGTCGTCATCGTCGTCGTCCTCTTCGTCCTCTTCGTCGTCGTCCTCTCTTCCCGAAGCGTTTAGTCGGACAGGTGAAACTCAGCCACAAcgaagagaggaagaggaggaggaaggtAGAAGGAATGAGACGCAAGAGCACGAAGGAGAACCGGAAAGAGAGGAAGTCCCCTCCTCTTCCGCTGAATCCGCGCTGCTGCTCTCCAGCCTTCCGGATGGTGCTGAGGGGCGAGGCTGTTCACTCCAGGAGGCGGAGTCGGGAGCATGTGGCCACGCCCTCTCACAGGGAACGTTTAATTCTGCAGCGCAGCAGCAGGATGCTTTGGAAACGCTTTGTCGCACTGTCGAGGCCACTATTGCCGTGGTTGCCAAACTGTTGAATGGCGGGAAAGGAGGGGCGTGCCCCTCGGCTTTGTGA